The following proteins are co-located in the Halocatena salina genome:
- a CDS encoding S1 family peptidase has translation MKKKGEKFHLMSRRRMMKSLATLGISGSALEYMSHEALAKTTDNPGDEIPRLYGVRTTNREEFLNGNASLKREPKYYTIPRDQWIRTETAFDAAKRIRKKFEDIDGIRVGVQANQSRRGNPDLEVSVSHRTVEGQSETRITPDIDFNELEDRIPPKAKGAVGQGKHKTTREQIPVVAKKKTLKEQAHYDSTYRPVPGGCEVVAGNAYGTIGTPAVDRTHNQQTLVTAGHVVNGGSVSSVYQPQGGSKIGSGGRGIANGTKDCGTIDLASGTSNRYKLADYYGDYKPEIVVGTLGRDRINDMASTADYLNLQGRTSGPASSYITAVDYYDIEVSYNLDGGDSGGPYYDFDGDYIYIAGIHAWGVGNNSRGNRMSVVESTLDVGV, from the coding sequence ATGAAGAAAAAAGGTGAAAAATTCCATTTGATGAGTCGTCGTCGAATGATGAAGTCGCTAGCAACCTTGGGTATTTCTGGCTCCGCGCTAGAGTATATGTCCCACGAGGCCCTAGCAAAGACCACGGATAACCCCGGAGATGAAATCCCTCGCCTTTATGGGGTTCGCACGACGAATCGTGAAGAATTTCTAAATGGTAATGCCTCTCTCAAGAGAGAGCCAAAATATTATACGATCCCTCGCGATCAGTGGATTCGAACCGAAACGGCCTTCGATGCAGCTAAGCGTATCAGGAAGAAATTTGAAGACATTGACGGGATCAGGGTAGGTGTTCAAGCAAATCAATCAAGGAGAGGCAATCCAGACCTGGAAGTTTCAGTTTCTCATAGAACGGTAGAAGGTCAATCAGAGACGAGAATCACGCCAGATATTGACTTCAACGAATTGGAAGACCGGATTCCCCCTAAAGCAAAGGGAGCCGTTGGCCAGGGTAAGCATAAAACCACAAGAGAGCAGATCCCTGTGGTCGCTAAGAAAAAAACACTGAAAGAACAGGCCCACTACGATAGCACATACAGACCAGTCCCAGGGGGTTGTGAGGTTGTAGCGGGTAACGCTTATGGAACAATTGGAACGCCTGCAGTTGATAGGACTCATAACCAACAGACTCTCGTCACTGCAGGACATGTCGTGAATGGTGGCTCGGTATCATCCGTATACCAACCCCAGGGTGGTAGCAAAATCGGAAGTGGTGGTCGCGGAATTGCTAACGGGACAAAAGATTGTGGGACCATTGATTTAGCATCTGGTACCTCTAACAGGTACAAATTAGCAGATTATTACGGTGATTACAAACCTGAAATAGTGGTAGGGACTCTTGGTCGCGATCGTATTAATGATATGGCATCTACGGCAGACTATTTGAATCTCCAAGGACGGACATCAGGTCCAGCAAGCTCATATATTACTGCAGTAGATTATTATGATATAGAAGTAAGCTATAACCTGGATGGCGGTGATTCTGGTGGTCCTTACTATGACTTTGACGGCGATTATATATATATCGCCGGTATTCATGCGTGGGGAGTTGGTAACAATTCAAGAGGTAATCGAATGAGTGTTGTTGAGAGTACCCTAGATGTAGGAGTTTGA
- a CDS encoding antitoxin VapB family protein, with product MSTSIRVSDGTKRMLQTLKKEDETFDELLARLAQSERPIAIGAWSEDDADRARAAVKRSRESFER from the coding sequence ATGAGTACGTCAATCCGCGTCTCCGACGGCACCAAGCGGATGCTTCAGACCCTCAAGAAGGAGGATGAAACGTTTGATGAACTCCTCGCCCGCCTCGCCCAGAGTGAACGGCCCATCGCCATCGGTGCGTGGAGTGAGGACGATGCCGACCGCGCGCGGGCAGCCGTGAAACGCTCCCGGGAGAGCTTCGAACGGTGA
- a CDS encoding PIN domain-containing protein — protein sequence MTFLDSSVIIDMLEGLPDTVETVEERPQPYLTSSLCVFEVVNGVVGSGQTDVMEVRQQFGGVQALDLNEQIALEAGRMQDMLLADGERMAPRDLLIAATARSTGDELIVADGDFETRLLTDMMDITNLRTEQ from the coding sequence GTGACGTTTCTCGACAGTTCTGTCATTATCGATATGTTGGAGGGCCTCCCTGACACCGTTGAGACTGTTGAGGAACGCCCTCAACCGTACCTGACGTCCTCCTTGTGTGTGTTCGAGGTCGTGAATGGGGTGGTTGGAAGCGGGCAGACTGACGTTATGGAAGTGCGCCAGCAGTTCGGAGGCGTGCAAGCGCTGGACCTGAACGAGCAGATCGCGCTGGAAGCGGGACGGATGCAGGATATGTTGCTGGCTGATGGCGAACGGATGGCTCCCCGTGACCTGCTGATCGCGGCGACCGCACGGTCGACTGGAGATGAACTCATCGTCGCAGACGGCGATTTCGAAACTCGCCTCCTCACCGATATGATGGATATCACGAACCTTCGTACCGAACAATGA
- a CDS encoding sensor domain-containing protein: MSRSFVSVIVRKQTYRNLAYLVVASSPGLYYLSVLAYAYTGIVENELLIVLLGVPPLLVILTAFGPLACVQRWLTTRLLGIDLTPAAPDTLSASPATSVRDRLVGPLTASEPRRSVLFLWVIATTGFLWLATGGYLLLQGLAYVATPLFAPEVMTLLGVTSTSDMYARWTVITIEGDVWIAETAGAIIGSFIDLSIGASATEVHTPGIALLFSIGGVVLVLISLYLSNGIAHRLGQFAQAFLRPEVDTHW, encoded by the coding sequence ATGAGCAGATCCTTCGTCAGCGTCATCGTTCGTAAACAGACCTACCGGAACCTCGCTTATCTCGTGGTCGCATCCTCGCCTGGGCTGTATTATCTCTCCGTCCTTGCGTATGCGTACACCGGGATCGTCGAGAATGAGTTGCTGATCGTCCTGCTCGGAGTACCACCTTTGCTCGTCATACTCACGGCTTTCGGTCCACTGGCGTGCGTCCAACGATGGCTCACGACCCGGCTGCTCGGGATTGACCTCACGCCAGCAGCCCCTGATACGCTGTCCGCCAGCCCGGCGACGAGCGTCAGAGACCGACTCGTGGGCCCGCTCACCGCTTCCGAGCCACGGCGAAGCGTTCTCTTTCTGTGGGTGATCGCCACCACTGGGTTTCTCTGGCTGGCAACCGGGGGATACCTGCTGCTACAGGGACTGGCGTATGTGGCCACCCCCCTGTTTGCCCCAGAAGTGATGACACTCCTTGGTGTCACCAGTACGTCAGACATGTATGCACGGTGGACAGTCATTACCATCGAGGGTGACGTCTGGATCGCCGAGACAGCAGGAGCAATCATCGGGAGCTTCATTGATCTATCAATTGGAGCGAGTGCCACAGAGGTCCATACGCCAGGGATCGCCCTGCTCTTCTCAATCGGTGGAGTCGTACTGGTACTCATCTCCCTGTATCTGTCCAATGGCATTGCCCACAGACTGGGCCAGTTCGCTCAAGCGTTCCTTCGACCGGAGGTTGACACGCACTGGTGA
- a CDS encoding DUF7521 family protein: MRHPSTTGFDQLLLQVVSPEMSQVKVLILVVSGVLAAAFGLLIGYQAFRGYRRNRSKPMLYIASGIVLLTTVPFIGSVLLASIGGQNPFITLLVERLLEFAGLACITYALYGDHDQTQPHDEQPQERHSNANR; this comes from the coding sequence ATGAGACATCCATCCACCACCGGCTTCGATCAGCTACTCCTCCAAGTTGTCTCACCAGAGATGTCTCAGGTGAAAGTGTTGATTCTGGTTGTGAGCGGGGTTCTCGCCGCAGCGTTCGGTCTTCTCATTGGCTACCAGGCATTTCGAGGCTACCGTCGCAATCGAAGCAAGCCGATGCTGTACATCGCCAGTGGAATCGTACTGCTGACGACGGTGCCGTTCATCGGGTCGGTTCTGCTGGCCTCGATCGGGGGACAGAATCCGTTCATTACACTTCTCGTCGAGCGTCTGCTCGAATTCGCCGGACTTGCGTGTATCACGTATGCACTGTACGGCGATCACGACCAGACACAACCGCATGACGAACAACCACAAGAAAGACACTCAAATGCGAACCGATAA
- a CDS encoding winged helix-turn-helix domain-containing protein — protein MDEETETDTAAIAAILDDEYAREILAATSMEPMSATTLSETCDASPQTIYRRVDDLKRHELLTERLQVDPDGNHYAVYMARLDAVTVRLDDGTFTVEVTRTEPDVADRFTQYVENLR, from the coding sequence GTGGACGAGGAAACCGAGACGGACACGGCGGCAATCGCCGCCATCCTCGATGACGAGTACGCTCGGGAGATCCTCGCCGCGACCAGTATGGAACCAATGTCAGCGACGACCCTCAGTGAAACCTGCGACGCGTCACCTCAAACGATCTATCGCCGTGTTGACGACCTGAAACGCCACGAGTTACTCACCGAGCGGCTTCAGGTCGACCCGGATGGTAATCACTACGCGGTCTACATGGCTCGCCTCGATGCGGTCACCGTCCGATTGGATGATGGGACGTTCACTGTCGAAGTCACCCGGACGGAGCCTGATGTCGCAGACCGGTTCACTCAATACGTGGAGAATCTCAGATGA
- a CDS encoding CPBP family intramembrane glutamic endopeptidase, whose product MFILTTIGGFGPFISGALLIKTSGQSLRTWLSDIFRIRVAARYYLAALLIPIIVIVLAGAAHVWLFDGTVTLSTIPSVVVFPFYIGIVLLFNGIAEEPGWRGFLLPHLQATQSALTASLLVGIVWGVWHLPLLILPGHSLTGVNPWIYLPGVIALSIILTWLTNAVKGSILPAIFFHASYNVSTSYYLVGGSEGATMSLTGGSLLLAIFGTVALVLLIHYGPAQLAPVSQSIIDGSIADRTEHERERFQK is encoded by the coding sequence GTGTTCATACTGACCACCATCGGCGGATTTGGTCCGTTCATCAGTGGAGCGCTACTGATCAAAACGAGTGGTCAGAGCCTCCGAACATGGCTGTCGGATATATTCCGAATCCGCGTCGCTGCGCGCTACTATCTCGCAGCCCTCCTGATTCCCATTATTGTGATTGTTCTTGCTGGAGCAGCTCATGTCTGGCTGTTTGATGGGACGGTAACTCTCTCTACCATCCCATCCGTGGTAGTATTTCCCTTCTACATCGGAATTGTTCTGTTGTTCAACGGGATAGCCGAGGAGCCAGGGTGGCGCGGATTTCTACTTCCGCATCTGCAGGCGACCCAAAGTGCACTCACCGCAAGTCTTCTGGTCGGTATTGTGTGGGGGGTGTGGCATCTGCCACTGTTGATACTTCCAGGCCACAGTTTAACCGGCGTTAATCCGTGGATCTATCTACCGGGTGTGATAGCTCTCTCGATCATTTTGACGTGGCTTACGAACGCTGTCAAAGGCAGTATTCTCCCAGCGATCTTCTTTCACGCTAGCTATAACGTGAGTACATCATACTACCTGGTCGGCGGGAGTGAGGGCGCAACAATGTCACTGACGGGTGGTAGTCTGCTGCTTGCCATCTTCGGCACCGTTGCACTTGTCTTACTCATCCACTACGGGCCTGCACAGCTGGCTCCTGTCTCCCAGTCAATTATAGATGGCTCCATTGCCGATCGAACAGAGCACGAGCGAGAGAGGTTCCAAAAATGA
- a CDS encoding DUF5789 family protein — MVDSTDDQDKHARDEEGHQRERKGTEPRKRSDETEPPHDQDDQLGDLDAALDDHDYPTTVDELVTAYGDREVESKRDWKSIEEVFAPIDNETYDSADEVRQRILRLLYRE; from the coding sequence ATGGTCGATTCAACCGACGATCAAGACAAGCACGCTCGTGATGAAGAGGGCCACCAACGAGAGCGGAAAGGCACCGAGCCGCGTAAGCGTTCCGACGAAACCGAGCCGCCACATGACCAGGATGACCAGCTTGGTGATCTCGATGCGGCTCTCGACGACCACGACTATCCAACGACTGTAGACGAGTTGGTCACGGCGTATGGGGACCGCGAGGTCGAATCCAAGCGCGACTGGAAATCAATCGAAGAAGTATTTGCTCCGATCGACAACGAGACATACGACTCCGCTGATGAGGTTCGACAGCGGATACTGCGGCTGTTATATCGGGAATGA